The DNA region GAATGAATGATTAATGTTAATATAGGGGTATTAGGACATGTAGATTCTGGGAAAACAAGTTTATGTAGGTGTTTAAGTGAAGTTTTGAGTACCTGTGCTTTGGATAAGCATAGGCAAAGTCAAGAAAAGGGAATAACCATTGATCTTGggttttcatcattttatataaaaaaaaaaaaaagccaAATTACAACTAGCCAAAATCAACATGAAGAAACtcaaaacaataaaataatacccAAACACGAGTCAACCGcaaatgataatgaaaatcAAAATGACGTAAAAAGAGAGgatattaataatgattGTGAAGAGggaaatattcaaaataaaaatatatcaaacgAAAATCCTGAAGATGAATTGATACAAATATGCTTAGTAGATTGCCCTGGGCATCATTCCTTAATCAAATGTATAGTAATGGGAGCAAAAATTATGgatatgatttttttagtcatagatataaataaagggATACAAAAACAAACAATAGAATGCCTAGTTTTATGTCAATTTGTAAAAAgtgatattattattattctaaataaaattgatttAATACCTTTACATGAAAgggataaaaaaataaattccatgaaaaaaaaaattaaagacgcgataaataaaacatctCTAAAAAAGTTGTCATATTACATAGTTAGCTTGTCTGCTAACAGTAAAAATACAGGTGGTGACGAAATGGGAGAAAAAACACATTCCATGTGTGGAGACAGTCCAAACGAATTTAATCCTCGTTCtaccattttaaaaaaagaaaaacccGCAAGTGAAAACATAAATGAACTTATAGaactattaaaaaatgttataaaaatccCAGTAAGAGAAAACAACCCAAGTTTTGaagatttttattttttatatgaccATTCATTTGAAATAAAGGGAAAAGGTATGGTATATACAGGAACTGTTATAAAAGgtaaaataacaataaattcagatatttcaatattgcctttaaatataaaaggaaaaattaaagatatacaaagttttaaaaaaaaaaaaaaagaaggcTCATCAGGTAATagattatcatttttaatatcacatgacaatattaaaaatttgaaaaaagtaGAAAGAGGTATAATTGTTCATGAAAAATCGAGTATATGTAATTTTActgtatttatttgtaaaataaaattaatagaattttataaaaaaagtataaaaaataaagaattgTTAACATGCATAATTGGTTTTGCTTCATCCCATTCTTAtggtttcttttttaaaaagttaaaaacagaaaaaaaaaaggaacacgaaaataatttacagCATAATGGGAAAACAAATCCCAGTTGTCTTTCAAACAATAATGGATTTGATAGAAATGGTGATTACTTAATTATTGATGAGGTGgaatattttaacaatataaatgatgaaaCAATTTCAgaaaatgatttatttgaaGATGAAAACGATgaggaaatatattttttagttgtcttgaataaaaaaatatatggattTAATGgtgaaaaatgtatatttttaaaaaatgatgagaATATAAATTGCAGAATATGCTTACATGGTAATATAGTAGACATAATTAAAGATAGTGGAATAAATtccaaaatgaataattcCACATTTGTTATGAACAAAAAGCCATGTTTAAATGAACATGaagattataaaaattttaaaataatgaaagaaaaagaaaaaattggaTTAATTGAAAAAGTAATTGACAACACTACtttattatgtaaaaatgtttttaccTCTTCAAATCAAGTCACAGCTTATTTGACCcaaaaaatttatcttATACCCATAGaacatcaaaaaaataaaaatgtgtgcAAAACAGCAACCATTGGCTATATAGCCAAATCTTTtgcaaaaaatggaaaattcATTGCTCATTTTGATGATGATATTTCGCATATTAAGGACAATATAAAATCGTACATAATCATGattaaatattacaaagacatttttacaaaaagaaaaatttttatgtaagaatataaacaataaaattaaataattcaaatcaCATGACTGGTGCATTTAACacttacaaaaaaattatgaacaagtcaggtaaaaaaaaaaaaaaaactagcCAAATGTGTACAAAAATATCAACCactatatgatatattttgttctttCCCTTATCATACTAATACATGTTTAACAAGAAACTTTTGTTCCTtcatatacttttttaggAACAACATATTTGTGggtgttttttttgtacaATTTGCTCAAGTCAGCTTCTAACAAATTCGctgttttaattatatccattaatcttttttttcgtgGCAATTCTTCATTCATataatgtaaatttttttcaaaattatttctcATCATATCTATTTGTGATACGAATGCAGATAATTTTGCTTCTTCATACTcgttttctatattttctaaagAAAATACATGTATGCTTTCAGTTGCTGGAGATCGCTTTAATTGTGTGTCATATAGAGCTCTCCATATCGTTTCTTCCTCTACTGGACcttttgattttatttGGACAAAAGAAGGTTGTAACATTTGagatttattaatatcgTTTTGTTTCTTTTCAGATTTAGAATCTAAAATGGTGTtagtattaaatatattttcttttttattttcatcattctCCTTGTTATCCTTTGGTTGTATTTcactatatatttgtttccagttttcaaattttttataaaattcctCTTCAGCACTTTTTGTGctttcatatatttgaattaaGTTTAATGCAAGCTTCTGCTCCGTTTGTGATAAATGTTTTATGTCATACATTTTGTCACATGATATACTCAAAAAAGCAACAAAAACAAAGAAAATAGAGAATATGAccatcattattttattaattttgcatatatatgataacaCGTTTTTTCCcttatgtttatattataacttttttttatttcatacaAAAGAGTACACACcccatataatatttataggtATACAccaaaaaatttgaataattttttttaaaattaaaaacctAATGTTTACAGAATGAAACAAACTGCATATAGATAAGTCAATTATAACTCATACGCTTTATGTGCATACTTGCATACACAAATGTGCTTGTATaggcatataaaaaaatgtgattTACAAACATGTAGaataggaaataaaaaaaaatatgaataataaaagattaaacaataaaaggtttaaataaataggatagacaaaaaaaatatatatatacttttttttcgtgTTAAGAGTATACTATCAAAGTAGCTCTTTATTgtgtatatacattataaaaaaggatgaaggcaaaaaaaaaacaagtaTGGCCTCtgttaattatataaaacaatggATGGAATTAATTccttatgtatatatttacatatgcatatgtatgtGCATGGCAAATCTCTGAACTTGGTCACTCCTTCAAGTAGACATTTGCAGGCAGAGTACCCAAAAATTTTGATCTTTTATAGTCGTTGAATCTGagagaataaaaattatgaatacTCTCAAATGAGTTAATATAAatccataaaaaatgtgaaaaataaatattcatattatatgcatatatatattattcattttatcaTCCCTAACCTCCCAGTTACTAAATTCCCAGTGAATGAACCAAAATACATACCCAtgattgaaaaaaatggtatCATTATTGCTTTGCTCTTTAtgtcataatatttaaacattCTAAGGCTGTACAGCGGAAGCAATATCGatcctttaaaaaaaaagaaatgcaATCAAGCAAATGTTGTTAAGAAAATGTATGAATAGCTTGGGGAAGTACACCAACTTATGATTCATTTTAATTAGACTTACCAACAAAGGAGTACATTTTGCATTTAAcctatgaaaataatgaaaaaaaaatataaataaaatttagtTTATGAACAatgcataatataaagctataaaaattgtcaCTAATTATCTGTACTGTCATATgcacacatttttttaatatactcACAAAATGGGAAATCTACATGCATATACTCATTTTATGTTACCTGCTTTTCTATATCTTTCTGTCGTGTATTTAAAATGTCTAAAATGCTTGCTGTATTAATATTCGGGTTGCTAGAAGCATCACCTAATAGGggtatgaaaaaaaaatacaagtACATTATATAGACGAATATTCTACATATGCTTGCACAAAGATATACATgtattttctataaataCCAAAGGCAATATTACCTGAATAAACATTTGAAAGGACTTTAATCACATCACTactatttaatttgttacATTTATTTCCAATAGTAAAAAACGAACATCgaataaaaagtttttttaaaaaaaatatatttttctttttattatttttcgaGTATGTGTGCTCAAGTATTGTTATATCTGATGGCACCTGTAAAAGGAATACGCAAGTAGTTGTATACATGTACCTATATAAGCATTCATTTAGCATGAACATGTCATAAAATTTGGTGAGGAGGAAAAGTAGTTACCTTTATATATGCCATCTTGgaataaacaaaaagaaaaaaaaagcaaataataggaaataaaaaaagatcCTAACTAGTATATAATTTCTATTGAACTGTTATAATATCCATTtgttttcaaaataaaaaaaaattaaaaaaattcttaAGGGCCAATTCAATCCAACTTTTATTCTTCAAAACATAAATACAcgcaaaaagaaaaaattggtAAAAGTAAATTATCGATATCGTTCAAATAAgccttaaaaaaataaatgaaaaagtaaaggcggaaaaaaattaatacatataaaaaaatatgcatatttaccAATACAgatttttacataattgTATGACCATATGCacatgtacatatttttactacACAACTGTGTAATTATTTGGCTAGCcttcataatatatgtatacatataatatagaatttatttttaattttatttttttctcctTTTTGCTAACCTCAAATATAGCtccaaataatgatataatgaagcattcttttatattagtaaaatttgttttcttCAAAAATAAGTACAAaacatcatatatatataaaatcatATTATGTTAACCTAAACTTACACGCATGTATGTGCATAATTATTAACGTctatgttaatatatttctatgttttttttttttttttttttttttttacctgGAGGTagctaaaaaaaagtagcGATACGAAGGTAgtacagaaaaaaaaaaaacaacctAAAAATGTAGAAAGTATGAATAAATTTGCACACACATAAACAGAATAACATAATGcctgtatatattatgtaacACATTTTTACCTAAATaggatttattatttgtattcgTAACTTTTGGTGTGGGATATAAACGCCCTCCTATTGCCGccttaaaataaaaaaacataaaatagaaTGAATAAACCTGTACATATAAAACTACTGTAACACGTAACAAAAATACACCATGATAATTACTCatgtattataaaatatttaaaaaaaataaaaactaaataataatatcgTCTAACAAATGAATCCCCTATGCATATGGAATATAATCCAGAACAATATAacattaaatttgtttctcgaaataaatatcttatttctttcttataataattataatttgtgtTGCTCAAAACAACATCGGCAACAATTGGCAAGTATGCTCTAAAAGAAAAttccataaaaaaatttattaaattttaaaaaatgataactCATGTTCCTATTCACACACACACACGCACACATACAATATATAGCTATACTACCACTATCTCAATTAGTGACActattttatcattgtaaaaatatacccCGCTAAAAGATATATGTGTGTTAAAATAAGTCCATGCCGATCTCTATCATCGATAAATctatcaaaataaaaaaagtttaaatacatttttcgCTTCAGAAACAATAGACAATACTGTTTATGCacattatatacatatgtaaccttgtaagaaataaattcaGCCAGTTGTTGGAATTAAATGCATGTTCGTAGTTTTTTCGTAAAATCTCAATCAGAATAAAAAGGGCCAGTATAAATGACAGCACTACTGTGAGCAACTCAACctgaaatgaaaaatgccAAACAAATAAGTAAATGTAGATCGACATAAATACATGATACACACTTCTTGCACAGCCAAATGTGTCGActtaaatttgtatattctTACCTTTCCTGCCCAAAATGCTAAATTAgtattcaaaaaaagaaggaaATGGTAATGCTTcc from Plasmodium chabaudi chabaudi strain AS genome assembly, chromosome: 2 includes:
- a CDS encoding selenocysteine-specific elongation factor, putative is translated as MINVNIGVLGHVDSGKTSLCRCLSEVLSTCALDKHRQSQEKGITIDLGFSSFYIKKKKSQITTSQNQHEETQNNKIIPKHESTANDNENQNDVKREDINNDCEEGNIQNKNISNENPEDELIQICLVDCPGHHSLIKCIVMGAKIMDMIFLVIDINKGIQKQTIECLVLCQFVKSDIIIILNKIDLIPLHERDKKINSMKKKIKDAINKTSLKKLSYYIVSLSANSKNTGGDEMGEKTHSMCGDSPNEFNPRSTILKKEKPASENINELIELLKNVIKIPVRENNPSFEDFYFLYDHSFEIKGKGMVYTGTVIKGKITINSDISILPLNIKGKIKDIQSFKKKKKEGSSGNRLSFLISHDNIKNLKKVERGIIVHEKSSICNFTVFICKIKLIEFYKKSIKNKELLTCIIGFASSHSYGFFFKKLKTEKKKEHENNLQHNGKTNPSCLSNNNGFDRNGDYLIIDEVEYFNNINDETISENDLFEDENDEEIYFLVVLNKKIYGFNGEKCIFLKNDENINCRICLHGNIVDIIKDSGINSKMNNSTFVMNKKPCLNEHEDYKNFKIMKEKEKIGLIEKVIDNTTLLCKNVFTSSNQVTAYLTQKIYLIPIEHQKNKNVCKTATIGYIAKSFAKNGKFIAHFDDDISHIKDNIKSYIIMIKYYKDIFTKRKIFM